A single region of the Govania unica genome encodes:
- a CDS encoding S-(hydroxymethyl)glutathione dehydrogenase/class III alcohol dehydrogenase: protein MKTRAAVAFEAKKPLEIVELDLEGPKAGEVLVEIMATGICHTDAYTLDGFDSEGIFPSVLGHEGAGIVREIGAGVTSVKPGDHVIPLYTPECRQCKSCLSGKTNLCTAIRATQGKGLMPDGTTRFSYKGQPIYHYMGCSTFSNFTVLPEIAVAKIREDAPFDKSCYIGCGVTTGVGAVINTAKVEPGSNVIVFGLGGIGLNVIQAARMVGADKIVGVDINDSKEEWGRRFGMTHFVNPLKVEGDIVQHLVALTDGGADYTFDCTGNTTVMRQALEACHRGWGVSVVIGVAEAGKEISTRPFQLVTGRVWKGSAFGGARGRTDVPKIVDWYMNGKIEIDPMITHVLSLEDINKGFDLMHEGKSIRSVVVF from the coding sequence ATGAAAACACGTGCCGCTGTCGCTTTCGAAGCGAAAAAGCCATTGGAAATCGTCGAGCTGGACCTTGAGGGGCCGAAAGCGGGCGAGGTTCTGGTTGAAATCATGGCAACCGGTATTTGCCATACCGATGCTTATACGCTCGACGGGTTCGACAGCGAGGGCATTTTCCCGTCGGTTCTCGGCCATGAAGGGGCCGGCATCGTGCGGGAGATCGGCGCGGGCGTCACCAGCGTCAAGCCGGGCGATCATGTGATTCCGCTCTATACGCCGGAGTGCCGTCAGTGCAAATCCTGCCTCAGTGGCAAGACCAATCTTTGTACAGCGATCCGTGCGACTCAGGGCAAAGGGCTGATGCCGGACGGCACGACGCGCTTTTCCTATAAAGGTCAGCCGATCTATCACTATATGGGCTGTTCGACTTTTTCGAATTTCACTGTGCTGCCGGAAATCGCCGTGGCGAAAATCCGCGAAGACGCGCCGTTTGATAAAAGCTGTTATATCGGCTGCGGCGTGACCACCGGCGTCGGTGCCGTGATCAACACCGCGAAGGTCGAGCCGGGCTCGAATGTGATCGTGTTCGGTCTCGGCGGCATCGGGCTCAATGTCATTCAGGCGGCGCGGATGGTTGGGGCCGATAAGATCGTTGGCGTCGATATCAATGACAGCAAGGAAGAATGGGGCCGTCGCTTTGGCATGACCCATTTCGTCAATCCGCTGAAGGTCGAAGGCGATATCGTGCAGCATCTGGTGGCGCTCACCGATGGCGGCGCGGATTACACTTTTGATTGCACCGGCAACACCACGGTCATGCGTCAGGCGCTTGAGGCCTGTCATCGCGGTTGGGGCGTGTCAGTTGTGATCGGCGTGGCCGAAGCGGGCAAGGAAATCAGCACCCGTCCGTTCCAGCTGGTGACCGGGCGTGTCTGGAAGGGCTCGGCCTTTGGCGGCGCACGCGGCCGCACCGATGTGCCGAAGATCGTCGACTGGTACATGAACGGCAAGATCGAGATCGACCCGATGATCACTCATGTGTTGTCGCTGGAAGACATCAACAAGGGCTTTGACCTGATGCATGAAGGCAAATCGATCCGCTCCGTCGTGGTGTTCTGA
- a CDS encoding ChbG/HpnK family deacetylase: protein MARLIPMSRLILCADDFGYSPGINEAILSLGRQSALSATSVIVTRNHWQADASALQELEATMDIGLHLTLSQLAPLGHHPHLAPWGTLPNIDRLTWLAYRNNRDFSVILGEIADEIERQFDRFESVMKRPPDFIDGHQHCHVLPHIRELVLTTTARRAPGVWMRNCADHPLRILRRGGDRLRALRSAWLGRGLASEAREHGLKTNDSFAGYYDFSPTAPFEALCHNFLSEAGDVHLVMCHPGNGQAPGDRIALARQHEYQFLASPAAARVIAEKNLQLGPFPRTK, encoded by the coding sequence ATGGCCCGCCTGATCCCCATGTCCCGCCTGATCCTTTGTGCTGATGATTTTGGCTATTCGCCCGGCATCAATGAGGCCATCCTAAGCTTGGGCCGTCAATCCGCCCTCAGCGCGACCAGCGTCATAGTCACCCGCAATCACTGGCAGGCCGACGCCTCAGCGCTGCAGGAACTTGAAGCCACAATGGACATCGGGCTGCATCTGACCCTCAGCCAGCTTGCGCCGCTTGGGCATCACCCCCATCTCGCGCCCTGGGGGACCTTGCCGAACATTGATCGTTTGACCTGGCTTGCCTATCGTAACAACCGCGACTTTTCCGTTATCCTCGGGGAAATCGCCGACGAAATCGAACGTCAGTTCGATCGTTTTGAATCAGTCATGAAACGCCCCCCTGACTTCATCGACGGCCATCAACATTGTCATGTGCTGCCGCATATCCGTGAGCTGGTCCTGACCACCACGGCGCGGCGTGCCCCGGGGGTCTGGATGCGCAACTGCGCCGATCATCCGCTGCGTATTCTACGCCGGGGCGGCGACCGCCTGCGCGCGCTCAGAAGCGCCTGGCTTGGCCGTGGCCTCGCCTCCGAAGCGCGGGAGCACGGACTCAAAACCAACGACAGCTTCGCCGGATATTACGACTTTTCCCCAACCGCGCCGTTTGAGGCCTTATGTCACAATTTCCTGTCCGAAGCCGGGGATGTTCATCTTGTCATGTGCCATCCCGGGAACGGTCAGGCACCCGGCGACCGCATAGCGCTTGCCCGACAGCACGAATACCAGTTCCTCGCGAGCCCCGCCGCCGCCAGAGTGATCGCCGAAAAGAATTTGCAGCTCGGCCCCTTTCCCCGCACCAAATGA
- a CDS encoding glycosyltransferase: MKIIDVAEFYSAQGGGVRTYIHQKLAAGKKLGHEIVILAPGQQDGTEDREGGRIIWIKSPHLPFDARYHMFWNKNIIHSILDREQPDVVEASSPWRGAWIVRNWKGKATRTLFMHADPVASYAHVFLDTLVSRARIDWVCSAFWAYLRRLSSEFDATLVAGEWLAKRFAGFNLRPPMAVPLGVDHRLFSPEMRSPALRRDMLAHCGLGPEASLLISIGRHHPEKRLNVLIEAVGIANGHRPVGLFIVGDGISRALTERKASHVPHVYLAGEIDDRWRLSHMLASSDALFHGCASETFGLVAAEALSAGVPIIVPDVGGAADLAEIDYAEIYTTGDAMAAASAILNLLKRNRQNLSARAYEAAHLRIGPPEQHFAHLFDYYQNLTRKRPP, translated from the coding sequence ATGAAAATCATCGACGTGGCTGAATTTTACAGTGCTCAGGGAGGCGGCGTCCGCACCTATATCCACCAGAAACTCGCCGCTGGAAAAAAACTGGGCCATGAAATCGTCATCCTCGCCCCGGGCCAGCAGGATGGCACCGAAGACCGCGAGGGCGGGCGCATCATCTGGATCAAATCACCGCATCTGCCGTTTGATGCCCGTTATCATATGTTCTGGAACAAAAACATCATTCACAGCATTCTCGACCGCGAACAACCCGATGTGGTCGAAGCCTCCTCGCCCTGGCGCGGCGCCTGGATCGTGCGCAACTGGAAAGGCAAGGCCACCCGCACCTTATTCATGCATGCCGACCCCGTGGCATCTTATGCCCATGTCTTTCTCGACACGCTTGTGTCACGAGCCCGCATCGACTGGGTGTGCAGCGCATTCTGGGCTTACCTGCGTCGGCTGAGTTCCGAGTTCGACGCCACGCTTGTGGCCGGGGAATGGCTGGCCAAACGCTTCGCCGGATTCAATCTGCGCCCGCCGATGGCCGTACCGCTTGGCGTCGATCACAGATTGTTCAGCCCTGAAATGCGCTCCCCCGCGCTGCGCCGGGATATGCTTGCGCACTGCGGACTTGGCCCCGAAGCCAGTTTGCTGATCAGCATCGGCCGCCATCATCCGGAAAAAAGATTGAACGTTCTGATCGAAGCCGTGGGCATCGCCAACGGTCATCGTCCGGTCGGCCTTTTTATCGTCGGCGATGGCATCTCGCGCGCCCTGACCGAACGCAAGGCCAGCCACGTGCCCCATGTCTATCTCGCGGGTGAGATCGACGACAGGTGGCGATTGTCACATATGCTCGCAAGTTCCGATGCGCTGTTTCATGGCTGCGCCTCGGAAACTTTTGGACTTGTGGCCGCCGAAGCGCTTTCGGCCGGCGTGCCGATTATTGTCCCCGACGTCGGTGGCGCCGCCGATCTCGCCGAAATCGATTATGCCGAAATTTACACCACCGGGGATGCCATGGCCGCGGCCAGTGCCATCCTCAATCTTTTAAAACGCAACCGGCAGAACCTCTCCGCACGTGCCTATGAAGCGGCACATCTGCGGATCGGTCCTCCGGAACAGCATTTCGCGCATCTCTTCGATTACTATCAGAACCTGACCCGCAAACGTCCGCCCTGA
- a CDS encoding acyl-CoA dehydrogenase, with amino-acid sequence MSKFHWEDPFFMDDQLSDDERMIRDTARAYAQEKLQPRVIEAFAEEHTDPAIFREMGDLGLLGPTIPEEYGGVGASYVAYGLVAREVERVDSGYRSMMSVQSSLVMYPIYAYGSEDQKKKYLPKLASGEYIGCFGLTEPDAGSDPSGMRTRAVKVEDGYILKGSKTWISNSPIADVFIIWAKSEAHDNEIRGFILDKGMKGLEAPKIKGKLSLRASITGMITMDDVHVSEDALLPHVQGLKGPFGCLNRARYGISWGALGAAEFCFHAARQYGLDRKQFGRPLAATQLYQKKLADMMTDIALGLQASLRVGRLMDEGRFAPEMVSMVKRNNVGKALDIARQARDMHGGNGISEEYQVMRHAMNLETVNTYEGAHDVHALILGRAITGIAAF; translated from the coding sequence ATGAGCAAATTTCACTGGGAAGATCCATTTTTCATGGACGACCAGCTGAGCGACGACGAACGCATGATCCGCGACACCGCCCGCGCCTATGCCCAGGAAAAACTCCAGCCGCGCGTGATCGAGGCCTTTGCCGAAGAACATACCGATCCCGCGATCTTCCGCGAGATGGGCGACCTCGGCCTTCTCGGCCCGACCATCCCCGAAGAATATGGCGGGGTTGGCGCCTCCTATGTGGCCTATGGCCTGGTGGCACGGGAGGTCGAGCGGGTGGACAGCGGCTATCGCTCCATGATGTCGGTGCAATCCTCCCTCGTCATGTATCCGATCTATGCCTATGGCTCCGAGGACCAGAAAAAGAAATATCTGCCGAAACTCGCAAGCGGCGAGTACATCGGCTGCTTCGGCCTGACCGAACCCGACGCCGGGTCCGACCCGTCCGGCATGCGCACCCGCGCTGTGAAGGTCGAGGACGGCTATATCCTCAAGGGCTCGAAAACCTGGATTTCAAACTCGCCCATTGCCGACGTCTTCATCATCTGGGCCAAGTCCGAAGCCCATGACAACGAAATCCGCGGCTTCATCCTCGATAAGGGTATGAAGGGGCTTGAGGCCCCGAAGATCAAGGGCAAGCTGTCCTTGCGCGCCTCGATCACCGGCATGATCACCATGGATGACGTCCATGTCTCCGAAGACGCCCTGCTGCCCCATGTGCAGGGCCTGAAGGGACCATTCGGCTGTCTGAACCGGGCCCGTTATGGCATCAGCTGGGGCGCGCTTGGCGCGGCCGAGTTCTGCTTCCATGCCGCCCGTCAATATGGCCTCGACCGCAAACAATTCGGCCGTCCGCTGGCCGCAACCCAGCTTTATCAGAAAAAGCTCGCCGACATGATGACCGACATCGCCCTCGGCCTGCAAGCGAGTCTCCGCGTCGGCCGCCTGATGGATGAAGGCCGCTTTGCCCCCGAAATGGTCTCCATGGTCAAACGCAACAATGTCGGCAAAGCCCTCGATATCGCTCGTCAGGCCCGTGACATGCACGGCGGCAACGGCATTTCCGAGGAATATCAGGTCATGCGCCACGCCATGAACCTTGAAACCGTCAACACCTATGAAGGCGCCCATGACGTGCATGCCCTGATCCTCGGCCGGGCCATCACCGGCATCGCGGCGTTCTGA
- a CDS encoding glycosyltransferase family 2 protein: protein MSWSIVIPYYNEAAFIGRTLKSLIHQTLKPDCIILVNNASSDESEEACRKVMATAPDIEVLYLDVPTPGQVYALSAGIEAVTTVFVAICDADTFYPPDYLACADRCFQTSGPEVLAVIAYYLNPRHGPLRRSFSAAHQLLAAHLLNRQCHSGGAGQCFRTEALRKVGGYAPDHWPFVLKDHELMHRILKIGRTKYHADFWCSPSPRRSDRRLVRWTLLERLIYHMTPFALKDWYFYRFLKQRFIARGMEDTRLRNLSPPQQED, encoded by the coding sequence ATGAGCTGGTCTATCGTCATTCCCTATTACAACGAAGCGGCCTTTATCGGCAGGACGCTTAAAAGTCTGATCCATCAGACACTCAAACCGGATTGCATCATTCTGGTCAACAATGCCTCGTCCGACGAGTCCGAGGAAGCCTGCCGCAAAGTCATGGCAACGGCCCCCGACATTGAGGTGCTCTATCTTGATGTGCCGACCCCCGGTCAGGTCTATGCCCTAAGCGCCGGGATCGAGGCAGTCACCACCGTTTTCGTCGCCATCTGCGATGCCGACACCTTCTACCCGCCCGATTACCTGGCCTGCGCCGATCGCTGTTTTCAAACCAGCGGCCCCGAGGTGCTCGCGGTCATTGCCTATTACCTTAACCCCCGTCACGGCCCTTTGCGGCGGAGCTTCAGCGCCGCGCATCAATTGCTGGCCGCCCATCTCCTGAACCGGCAATGCCACAGTGGCGGCGCCGGACAATGCTTCCGCACCGAAGCCTTGCGGAAAGTCGGGGGCTATGCGCCAGACCACTGGCCCTTTGTCCTCAAGGATCACGAGCTGATGCACCGCATTCTCAAGATCGGCCGCACCAAATATCACGCCGATTTCTGGTGCTCGCCCTCTCCGCGCCGCTCCGACCGGCGGCTTGTACGCTGGACACTGCTTGAACGCCTGATCTACCATATGACGCCCTTCGCCTTGAAGGACTGGTATTTTTACCGCTTCCTCAAACAACGCTTCATCGCCCGCGGCATGGAAGACACCCGGCTGCGCAATTTGTCCCCACCTCAGCAGGAAGATTAA
- a CDS encoding CaiB/BaiF CoA transferase family protein, with amino-acid sequence MSAPLVGLKVVELARILAGPWAGQTLADLGADVIKVESPQGDDTRSWGPPFINNPDGSKDAAYFHATNRGKRSVVIDFTTPDGQAEVRRLVAEADVLIENFKVGGLQKYGLDYASLKALNPRLVYCSITGFGQDGPYAKRAGYDFIVQGMGGIMDLTGEPTGQPQKVGVAFADIFTGLYAVIGIQAALAQRAVTGLGQHVDMALLDCMIGVLANQGMNYLVSGTAPTRLGNAHPNISPYEVLPTADGWFILAVGNDTQFRRFCGIVGLDDLGADPRFATNPDRVTNRTELTPLIAAACKLWHRDPLLARLEAEGVPAGPINSVAQAFADPQVQHRGMAIEIPREDGSMVPGIRTPIRFSDASLSLDRASPLLGSGTSSDICPR; translated from the coding sequence ATGAGCGCACCGCTTGTCGGATTAAAAGTCGTCGAGCTTGCCCGCATTCTGGCCGGTCCCTGGGCCGGTCAGACGCTGGCCGATCTTGGCGCGGATGTCATCAAGGTGGAAAGCCCCCAGGGCGACGACACCCGCAGCTGGGGCCCGCCCTTCATCAACAACCCGGACGGCAGCAAGGACGCCGCTTATTTCCACGCCACCAATCGCGGCAAACGGTCGGTGGTGATCGATTTCACCACCCCCGACGGTCAGGCCGAAGTGCGCCGTCTGGTGGCCGAGGCCGATGTGCTGATTGAAAATTTCAAGGTCGGCGGCCTCCAGAAATACGGCCTCGACTATGCCAGCCTCAAAGCCCTCAATCCGCGCCTGGTCTATTGCTCCATCACCGGCTTCGGGCAGGACGGCCCCTATGCCAAACGGGCGGGCTATGACTTCATCGTGCAGGGCATGGGCGGCATTATGGACCTCACCGGCGAGCCCACGGGCCAGCCGCAAAAGGTCGGCGTGGCCTTCGCCGATATCTTCACCGGCCTTTACGCCGTGATCGGCATTCAGGCGGCCCTCGCCCAGCGCGCGGTGACCGGCCTTGGCCAGCATGTGGACATGGCCCTCCTGGACTGCATGATCGGCGTGCTCGCCAATCAGGGTATGAATTATCTGGTGTCCGGCACCGCCCCGACCCGGCTTGGCAATGCCCATCCGAACATCAGCCCCTATGAAGTACTGCCAACAGCGGACGGCTGGTTCATTCTGGCGGTGGGCAACGACACGCAATTCCGGCGCTTCTGCGGGATCGTCGGCCTTGATGACCTTGGCGCCGACCCACGGTTTGCCACCAACCCCGACCGCGTCACCAACCGCACCGAACTGACCCCGCTGATCGCCGCCGCCTGCAAGCTCTGGCACCGCGACCCCCTGCTCGCAAGGCTTGAGGCCGAGGGTGTGCCCGCCGGTCCCATCAACAGCGTCGCCCAGGCCTTTGCCGATCCGCAGGTCCAGCATCGCGGCATGGCGATCGAGATCCCCCGCGAGGATGGCTCCATGGTCCCGGGCATCCGCACCCCGATCCGTTTTTCCGACGCGAGTCTCTCTCTGGACCGCGCCTCCCCCCTGTTGGGCTCGGGCACATCTTCCGACATATGCCCCCGGTAA
- a CDS encoding glycosyltransferase family 4 protein — protein sequence MKTADLRVALFSGNYNYIKDGANQALNRLVAGLESQGAAVRIYSPTSSTPAFEPAGTLISVPSISIPRRREYRLALGMPGHIRDDIIQFSPNIFHVSAPDLLGYQALTLAEKMLVPAVASVHTRFETYLRYYHLGLFENLLKSYFRHFYHRCVQIYAPSESMAEALRDEHMAKDIQIWGRGVDSSLYAPARRDMAWRRSLGIADTDIVIAFVGRLVLEKGLGVFCKVIKRLEHLGITHKVLIIGDGPERKWFEASLPQAIFTGFLTGEKLARAFASSDIFFNPSQTETFGNVTLEAMASGLPTVGLQATGSSSLIIHDKTGFLCAADDLEDMTTTLARLVQNADLRDRFGKAARAISLGQSWDQILFTLFQNYITVVANTTRARQDTAPTAPDFVSDIPFSSSRRPAKHG from the coding sequence ATGAAGACCGCAGACCTTCGTGTGGCGTTGTTTTCCGGCAATTACAACTATATCAAGGATGGCGCAAATCAGGCTCTGAACCGGCTTGTGGCTGGACTTGAAAGCCAGGGCGCCGCCGTCCGCATCTATTCACCAACATCAAGCACGCCTGCATTCGAACCGGCCGGAACGCTGATCTCGGTGCCCTCCATCTCCATACCGCGACGCCGGGAATATCGGCTTGCTCTTGGCATGCCCGGCCATATCCGGGACGACATCATCCAGTTTTCTCCCAACATCTTCCATGTATCCGCTCCCGATCTGCTTGGATATCAGGCCCTTACTCTGGCGGAAAAAATGCTGGTTCCCGCTGTCGCCTCGGTACATACGCGGTTTGAAACCTATTTGCGCTATTACCATCTTGGCTTGTTTGAAAATCTGCTTAAATCCTATTTTCGGCATTTTTATCATCGTTGCGTCCAGATCTATGCCCCTTCCGAAAGCATGGCCGAGGCCTTGCGGGACGAGCATATGGCAAAGGACATCCAGATATGGGGCCGCGGAGTCGACTCCAGCCTCTATGCGCCCGCACGCCGGGATATGGCCTGGCGGCGCAGTCTCGGCATTGCCGACACTGACATTGTCATCGCTTTTGTCGGCCGCCTGGTGTTGGAAAAAGGACTGGGAGTCTTCTGCAAAGTCATCAAGCGCCTTGAGCATCTCGGCATCACCCATAAAGTCCTGATTATCGGCGATGGTCCGGAACGAAAATGGTTCGAGGCCAGCCTGCCGCAAGCAATTTTCACTGGCTTTCTAACCGGTGAAAAGCTCGCCCGTGCCTTTGCATCCTCGGATATCTTTTTCAATCCCAGCCAAACCGAGACATTCGGCAATGTGACGCTTGAGGCCATGGCCTCCGGACTGCCCACCGTCGGCCTGCAGGCGACGGGCAGCAGCTCTCTCATCATTCATGATAAAACCGGTTTTCTCTGCGCCGCTGACGATCTTGAGGACATGACAACCACGCTCGCCCGGCTTGTTCAAAACGCCGATCTGCGCGACCGATTTGGCAAAGCGGCAAGGGCGATCAGTCTTGGTCAAAGCTGGGACCAGATCTTGTTCACTCTGTTTCAGAACTACATCACAGTGGTCGCGAATACCACCCGGGCACGTCAGGACACAGCACCCACGGCTCCGGATTTTGTTTCCGATATTCCATTCTCATCCTCCCGGCGTCCGGCCAAGCATGGATAA
- a CDS encoding DUF2141 domain-containing protein, whose protein sequence is MHRPAATFWLSVGLSLSYASHVFAEDAAQILGPEAAACETDLGTPAILVHVNGFKDRKGQIRVELYSDKKEDFLAGRQDLLSRNAVFKRIDVPVPPEGPVAICVEAPGAGRYSLVVLHDRNNNGKFNVFNDGVGFPNNPRLGLSKPDVAKATFDVTTNLTTLNITLNYLNGLKPEPVKHPQ, encoded by the coding sequence ATGCATCGTCCTGCCGCGACATTCTGGTTAAGCGTTGGTCTGAGCCTGAGTTATGCATCACACGTCTTTGCCGAAGACGCCGCGCAAATTCTCGGCCCCGAAGCCGCAGCTTGCGAGACGGACCTCGGGACACCTGCAATTCTTGTCCATGTCAATGGCTTCAAAGATCGCAAGGGGCAAATCCGGGTCGAGCTTTACTCCGACAAGAAAGAAGATTTTCTCGCGGGTCGCCAGGATCTGTTGAGCCGCAATGCCGTGTTCAAACGGATCGACGTGCCCGTACCGCCCGAAGGCCCCGTCGCAATTTGCGTTGAGGCCCCCGGTGCTGGACGCTATAGTCTTGTTGTCCTTCATGATCGAAACAACAACGGCAAATTCAACGTCTTCAATGATGGCGTCGGTTTTCCCAACAACCCGCGCCTTGGTCTTTCAAAGCCCGACGTCGCCAAGGCCACTTTCGACGTAACGACCAATCTCACGACCCTCAACATCACCCTGAATTACTTGAACGGCCTGAAACCTGAACCGGTAAAACACCCGCAATAA
- a CDS encoding LptF/LptG family permease, translating to MSLIDRYITRLILWPLGVTVSISIMLLLLDNMLRLFRYAISLGGPLRVIWEMLASLLPEYLSLGLTIGIFLSISLAFRRFALQNELDMVTNSGISERRLLKMPYLIAAIICVINFALVGFIEPRGERAFQLLYRDLAAGILGFTINAGEFTRVGENFIMRVEDIRNGPNDLRGIFFSRTDPKGETWVGTSPRGRIILDDLQKIPILRLSHGMLFRSGTLKTNPATLKFDNLDVDIKMKKTGQLLAPHVKMTSYTLPELWSISHDPETSTALRQSAIAKFYRRLVQAIFCLFLPPIAMLFAIPPKRISTPYGIIVALVLVIAFMKFADTAEFMAASGRTTALLAQSIPLSVLGMLSLWSYYQLTQQRGLIVGSIDRFVTTTIDAATSLAQWVRNSLLSLFYATRSR from the coding sequence ATGTCGCTGATTGATCGATATATTACGCGGCTCATCCTGTGGCCACTTGGAGTGACCGTCAGCATCTCCATCATGCTGTTGTTGCTTGATAACATGCTGCGACTGTTCCGTTATGCAATCTCCCTCGGAGGTCCCTTGCGGGTCATCTGGGAAATGCTCGCAAGTCTGCTTCCGGAATATCTCAGCCTTGGCCTGACCATTGGCATTTTCCTGTCGATCAGCCTGGCGTTCCGACGTTTTGCGTTGCAGAACGAACTCGATATGGTCACCAACAGCGGCATATCGGAACGCCGGCTTTTAAAAATGCCTTACCTGATTGCCGCTATTATCTGCGTGATAAATTTTGCACTCGTCGGATTCATTGAGCCTAGGGGTGAACGCGCTTTTCAACTTCTCTATCGTGACCTCGCTGCAGGCATTCTCGGCTTCACCATCAATGCCGGTGAATTTACGCGCGTTGGTGAAAACTTCATTATGCGCGTTGAAGACATACGCAATGGGCCGAATGATCTCCGGGGCATTTTCTTCAGCCGCACCGATCCAAAAGGTGAAACATGGGTCGGCACGTCGCCACGTGGCCGCATTATTCTGGATGACCTGCAGAAAATTCCTATACTCAGGCTTTCGCATGGCATGTTGTTTCGCAGCGGTACGCTGAAGACAAATCCGGCAACATTGAAATTTGATAATCTCGACGTCGACATCAAAATGAAAAAGACCGGGCAGCTGCTCGCTCCCCATGTAAAAATGACCAGCTATACCTTGCCCGAACTCTGGTCCATCAGTCATGATCCGGAAACGTCAACAGCCCTCCGTCAAAGCGCCATAGCCAAGTTTTATCGCCGCCTTGTGCAGGCCATTTTCTGTTTGTTTCTTCCACCCATTGCCATGCTGTTCGCCATACCGCCAAAACGCATCAGCACGCCTTATGGAATTATTGTAGCGCTCGTTCTGGTGATTGCCTTTATGAAATTCGCGGATACCGCAGAATTCATGGCGGCAAGCGGCCGAACAACCGCTCTCCTGGCCCAGTCCATTCCACTCTCTGTCCTCGGCATGCTTTCGCTCTGGTCCTATTATCAACTCACGCAGCAACGTGGATTGATTGTCGGTAGCATTGATCGTTTTGTCACCACTACCATCGATGCCGCCACTTCGCTTGCGCAATGGGTCCGCAACAGCCTGCTGAGCCTATTCTATGCAACAAGGAGCCGCTGA
- the gabT gene encoding 4-aminobutyrate--2-oxoglutarate transaminase, translated as MTKASELKARQTAAVTNGVGTKGIYATRAENAELWDVDGRRFIDFAAGIAVVNTGHRHPKIMAAVAEQAALFTHTCFHVAPYESYIRLAERLNTIAPVTGPAKTMLVTTGAEAVENAIKIARISTGRTAVIAFAGGFHGRTMMGMALTGKVVPYKKGFGPFPAEVYHAPFPNDFMGLSVDQALAGLDMLLAADVDPARVAAFIIEPVQGEGGFLPAPAAFLQALRALADKHGILLIADEVQSGMARTGKMFGIEHAGVKADLVTMAKGLGGGFPLSAVVGRADLMDSAHVGGLGGTYAGSPIAIAAANAVLDVIEDEKLCDRAAAIGAKITGRLKDIASRQGMEAIGDIRGPGAMVAFELVTDRESRTADTALVTAIVAEAEQRGLILLSCGTRFNVIRLLPPLTIPDAHLDEGLDILEASLEAAVRVRA; from the coding sequence ATGACAAAAGCCAGCGAACTGAAAGCAAGACAGACAGCTGCCGTGACCAATGGCGTCGGCACCAAAGGCATCTATGCCACCCGCGCCGAAAATGCCGAGCTTTGGGATGTGGACGGCCGCCGTTTCATCGACTTCGCAGCCGGGATCGCGGTCGTCAACACCGGCCACCGTCACCCGAAAATCATGGCCGCCGTGGCCGAACAGGCCGCGCTTTTTACCCATACCTGCTTTCACGTGGCCCCCTATGAAAGCTACATTCGGCTGGCCGAGCGGCTGAACACCATCGCCCCGGTGACCGGTCCGGCCAAGACCATGCTGGTCACCACCGGAGCCGAGGCCGTCGAAAATGCCATCAAGATCGCGCGCATCAGCACCGGCCGCACGGCGGTCATCGCCTTTGCCGGCGGGTTCCATGGCCGCACCATGATGGGCATGGCGCTGACCGGCAAGGTCGTGCCCTATAAAAAGGGCTTCGGTCCCTTCCCGGCTGAGGTGTACCACGCCCCCTTCCCCAATGATTTCATGGGACTATCGGTCGACCAGGCGCTCGCCGGACTTGACATGTTGCTGGCCGCCGATGTCGACCCGGCCCGCGTCGCCGCCTTCATAATCGAGCCTGTGCAGGGCGAAGGCGGCTTCCTGCCCGCCCCCGCCGCTTTCCTTCAGGCCCTCCGCGCACTCGCCGACAAACACGGCATCCTGCTGATTGCCGACGAAGTGCAATCCGGCATGGCGCGCACCGGCAAAATGTTCGGGATCGAGCATGCCGGGGTCAAAGCCGATCTGGTCACCATGGCCAAGGGCCTCGGCGGCGGCTTCCCGCTTTCGGCGGTCGTCGGCCGCGCCGACCTCATGGACAGCGCCCATGTGGGCGGCCTCGGTGGCACCTATGCCGGAAGCCCGATCGCCATCGCGGCGGCAAACGCCGTGCTGGATGTGATCGAAGACGAAAAACTCTGTGACCGCGCAGCCGCAATCGGCGCGAAAATCACCGGCCGTCTCAAGGACATTGCCAGTCGTCAGGGCATGGAGGCCATCGGCGACATTCGCGGCCCCGGGGCCATGGTTGCGTTTGAACTTGTAACCGACCGCGAAAGCCGCACCGCCGATACCGCGCTCGTCACCGCCATTGTCGCCGAAGCCGAACAGCGCGGCCTGATTCTGCTCAGCTGCGGCACCCGCTTCAACGTCATTCGCCTGTTGCCGCCGCTCACAATTCCGGACGCGCATCTTGACGAAGGCCTCGATATTCTGGAAGCATCCCTTGAGGCCGCCGTGCGCGTCCGCGCCTGA